From a single Nicotiana tabacum cultivar K326 chromosome 8, ASM71507v2, whole genome shotgun sequence genomic region:
- the LOC107776872 gene encoding ARM REPEAT PROTEIN INTERACTING WITH ABF2-like isoform X2 — translation MENQAKRSKQSSSSSGSRRSLKRKLDEEFEDDRKVSSHEDLVPEVRTQVEILESTFSSTEADRASAKRAIHVLSELAKNEEIVNVVVDCGAVPALVKHLQVPSLGIEGDGGEMPYEHEVEKGSAFTLGLLAIKPEHQQLIVDAGALPHLVDLLKRHRNAQNSRAVNGVIRRAADAITNLAHENSSIKSRVRIEGGIPPLVELLEFVDSKVQRAAAGALRTLAFKNDENKNQIVECNALPILILMLRSEDTAIHYEAVGVIGNLVHSSPHIKKDVLLAGALQPVIGLLSSSCSESQREAALLLGQFAATDTDCKIHIVQRGAVPPLIEMLESPDAQLREMSAFALGRLAQDTHNQAGIAHCGGIIPLLKLLDSKNGSLQHNAAFALYGLADNEDNVADLVKVGGVQMLQDGEFIVQPTRDCVAKTLKRLEEKIHGRVLGYLLYLMRVGEKVIQRRVALALAHLCSPDDQKTIFIDNNGLELLLELLESTNLKHQRDGSVALCKLANKASSLSPIDAAPPSPTPQVYLGEQYVNNSTLSDVTFLVEGKRFYAHRICLLASSDAFRAMFDGGYRERDAKDIEIPNIPWNVFELMMRYIYTGSVDVNMDVAQDLLRAADQYLLEGLKRLCEYAIAQDISVENVSLMFELSEAFNALSLRNACILFILEKFDKLSVMPWYSHLIQRILPETRTYFVRALNRPIQADL, via the exons ATGGAGAATCAGGCAAAGCGGAGCAAACAATCTTCGTCGAGTTCCGGGAGTAGAAGAAGCTTGAAGAGAAAGCTAGACGAAGAATTCGAAGACGATCGCAAAGTCTCTTCTCATGAAGATCTCGTCCCTGAGGTTCGTACGCAAGTGGAGATTCTCGAATCTACTTTTTCTTCGACTGAAGCAGATCGAGCTTCCGCAAAACGTGCTATTCACGTGCTCTCCGAGCTAGCTAAGAACG AGGAAATTGTGAACGTGGTTGTAGACTGTGGTGCTGTTCCAGCTTTGGTGAAGCATCTTCAGGTGCCGTCCCTTGGGATTGAAGGAGATGGTGGAGAGATGCCGTACGAGCATGAGGTCGAGAAAGGAAGTGCTTTTACGCTTGGGCTTCTTGCCATAAAA CCGGAGCACCAGCAACTCATTGTTGATGCTGGAGCTCTGCCTCATCTTGTGGATCTGTTGAAGAGGCACAGGAATGCACAAAATTCTCGTGCTGTAAATGGTGTTATCCGTAGAGCAGCTGATGCAATCACCAATCTTGCTCATGAAAATAGCAGCATCAAAAGTCGAGTCAG GATTGAAGGTGGTATTCCTCCTCTTGTTGAATTGCTTGAGTTTGTTGATTCAAAGGTGCAAAGAGCAGCTGCAGGAGCCTTGCGAACTTTGGCATTTAAAAATGACGAGAACAAAAATCAG ATTGTTGAATGCAATGCACTACCTATTCTTATTCTAATGCTGCGGTCCGAAGATACTGCTATACACTATGAAGCG GTTGGAGTCATTGGAAATCTGGTGCACTCATCACCACATATCAAAAAGGACGTTCTTCTTGCTGGAGCTTTACAACCTGTCATTGGGTTACTTAG TTCCTCCTGTTCGGAGAGCCAAAGGGAAGCTGCTTTATTGCTTGGACAATTTGCAGCAACCGACACAGACTGTAAG ATACACATTGTGCAAAGAGGTGCTGTACCACCATTAATTGAGATGCTCGAATCTCCGGATGCTCAACTTAGGGAAATGTCAGCCTTTGCCCTGGGAAGGTTGGCACAG GACACACACAATCAGGCTGGTATTGCTCATTGCGGTGGAATAATCCCATTACTGAAGCTTCTTGATTCAAAAAATGGATCATTACAACATAATGCTGCATTTGCTCTTTATGGGCTTGCTGATAACGAG GATAATGTTGCAGATCTTGTAAAGGTTGGAGGTGTTCAAATGCTCCAGGATGGAGAATTTATTGTTCAA CCAACTAGAGATTGTGTAGCGAAGACATTGAAAAGATTAGAAGAGAAGATTCACGGACGA GTATTAGGCTATTTGTTGTACTTGATGCGTGTCGGGGAAAAGGTTATTCAAAGACGAGTTGCTCTGGCCCTTGCCCATCTTTGTTCACCAGATGACCAAAagacaatttttattgataataatg GATTAGAATTGCTTTTGGAGCTTCTAGAATCAACAAACTTGAAGCACCAAAGAGACGGTTCTGTAGCTTTATGCAAGTTGGCTAACAAAGCCAGCTCGCTTTCACCGATCGATGCAGCTCCTCCATCTCCGACTCCTCAG GTCTATCTGGGTGAGCAGTATGTAAATAATTCCACTCTATCCGATGTGACATTTTTAGTTGAAG GCAAACGGTTTTATGCCCACAGAATTTGTTTACTTGCTTCTTCTGATGCATTCCGAGCAATGTTTGATGGTGGCTACAGG GAGAGAGATGCCAAAGACATAGAGATTCCGAACATTCCATGGAATGTTTTTGAGTTGATGATGAG GTACATATACACTGGATCAGTTGATGTTAATATGGATGTCGCACAAGATCTTCTAAGGGCTGCAGATCAATATCTTCTAGAGGGCCTTAAGCGTCTATGCGAGTATGCAATTGCACAG GATATCTCTGTGGAAAATGTCTCTCTCATGTTTGAGTTGTCGGAGGCTTTTAATGCTTTGTCATTACGAAATGCTTGCATTCTATTCATTTTGGAGAAGTTCGACAAATTAAGCGTCATGCCATG GTATTCACATTTGATTCAACGTATATTACCTGAGACACGTACGTACTTTGTAAGGGCGCTGAACAGGCCAATTCAAGCTGACCTCTGA
- the LOC107776872 gene encoding ARM REPEAT PROTEIN INTERACTING WITH ABF2-like isoform X1 produces MENQAKRSKQSSSSSGSRRSLKRKLDEEFEDDRKVSSHEDLVPEVRTQVEILESTFSSTEADRASAKRAIHVLSELAKNEEIVNVVVDCGAVPALVKHLQVPSLGIEGDGGEMPYEHEVEKGSAFTLGLLAIKPEHQQLIVDAGALPHLVDLLKRHRNAQNSRAVNGVIRRAADAITNLAHENSSIKSRVRIEGGIPPLVELLEFVDSKVQRAAAGALRTLAFKNDENKNQIVECNALPILILMLRSEDTAIHYEAVGVIGNLVHSSPHIKKDVLLAGALQPVIGLLSSSCSESQREAALLLGQFAATDTDCKIHIVQRGAVPPLIEMLESPDAQLREMSAFALGRLAQDTHNQAGIAHCGGIIPLLKLLDSKNGSLQHNAAFALYGLADNEDNVADLVKVGGVQMLQDGEFIVQPTRDCVAKTLKRLEEKIHGRVLGYLLYLMRVGEKVIQRRVALALAHLCSPDDQKTIFIDNNGMSSAQILGTILLGVLVRLSQYVHCVDYVLVGLELLLELLESTNLKHQRDGSVALCKLANKASSLSPIDAAPPSPTPQVYLGEQYVNNSTLSDVTFLVEGKRFYAHRICLLASSDAFRAMFDGGYRERDAKDIEIPNIPWNVFELMMRYIYTGSVDVNMDVAQDLLRAADQYLLEGLKRLCEYAIAQDISVENVSLMFELSEAFNALSLRNACILFILEKFDKLSVMPWYSHLIQRILPETRTYFVRALNRPIQADL; encoded by the exons ATGGAGAATCAGGCAAAGCGGAGCAAACAATCTTCGTCGAGTTCCGGGAGTAGAAGAAGCTTGAAGAGAAAGCTAGACGAAGAATTCGAAGACGATCGCAAAGTCTCTTCTCATGAAGATCTCGTCCCTGAGGTTCGTACGCAAGTGGAGATTCTCGAATCTACTTTTTCTTCGACTGAAGCAGATCGAGCTTCCGCAAAACGTGCTATTCACGTGCTCTCCGAGCTAGCTAAGAACG AGGAAATTGTGAACGTGGTTGTAGACTGTGGTGCTGTTCCAGCTTTGGTGAAGCATCTTCAGGTGCCGTCCCTTGGGATTGAAGGAGATGGTGGAGAGATGCCGTACGAGCATGAGGTCGAGAAAGGAAGTGCTTTTACGCTTGGGCTTCTTGCCATAAAA CCGGAGCACCAGCAACTCATTGTTGATGCTGGAGCTCTGCCTCATCTTGTGGATCTGTTGAAGAGGCACAGGAATGCACAAAATTCTCGTGCTGTAAATGGTGTTATCCGTAGAGCAGCTGATGCAATCACCAATCTTGCTCATGAAAATAGCAGCATCAAAAGTCGAGTCAG GATTGAAGGTGGTATTCCTCCTCTTGTTGAATTGCTTGAGTTTGTTGATTCAAAGGTGCAAAGAGCAGCTGCAGGAGCCTTGCGAACTTTGGCATTTAAAAATGACGAGAACAAAAATCAG ATTGTTGAATGCAATGCACTACCTATTCTTATTCTAATGCTGCGGTCCGAAGATACTGCTATACACTATGAAGCG GTTGGAGTCATTGGAAATCTGGTGCACTCATCACCACATATCAAAAAGGACGTTCTTCTTGCTGGAGCTTTACAACCTGTCATTGGGTTACTTAG TTCCTCCTGTTCGGAGAGCCAAAGGGAAGCTGCTTTATTGCTTGGACAATTTGCAGCAACCGACACAGACTGTAAG ATACACATTGTGCAAAGAGGTGCTGTACCACCATTAATTGAGATGCTCGAATCTCCGGATGCTCAACTTAGGGAAATGTCAGCCTTTGCCCTGGGAAGGTTGGCACAG GACACACACAATCAGGCTGGTATTGCTCATTGCGGTGGAATAATCCCATTACTGAAGCTTCTTGATTCAAAAAATGGATCATTACAACATAATGCTGCATTTGCTCTTTATGGGCTTGCTGATAACGAG GATAATGTTGCAGATCTTGTAAAGGTTGGAGGTGTTCAAATGCTCCAGGATGGAGAATTTATTGTTCAA CCAACTAGAGATTGTGTAGCGAAGACATTGAAAAGATTAGAAGAGAAGATTCACGGACGA GTATTAGGCTATTTGTTGTACTTGATGCGTGTCGGGGAAAAGGTTATTCAAAGACGAGTTGCTCTGGCCCTTGCCCATCTTTGTTCACCAGATGACCAAAagacaatttttattgataataatgGTATGAGTTCCGCTCAGATACTTGGAACAATTTTACTTGGGGTGTTGGTTAGGCTGTCACAATATGTCCACTGTGTGGACTATGTTCTTGTAGGATTAGAATTGCTTTTGGAGCTTCTAGAATCAACAAACTTGAAGCACCAAAGAGACGGTTCTGTAGCTTTATGCAAGTTGGCTAACAAAGCCAGCTCGCTTTCACCGATCGATGCAGCTCCTCCATCTCCGACTCCTCAG GTCTATCTGGGTGAGCAGTATGTAAATAATTCCACTCTATCCGATGTGACATTTTTAGTTGAAG GCAAACGGTTTTATGCCCACAGAATTTGTTTACTTGCTTCTTCTGATGCATTCCGAGCAATGTTTGATGGTGGCTACAGG GAGAGAGATGCCAAAGACATAGAGATTCCGAACATTCCATGGAATGTTTTTGAGTTGATGATGAG GTACATATACACTGGATCAGTTGATGTTAATATGGATGTCGCACAAGATCTTCTAAGGGCTGCAGATCAATATCTTCTAGAGGGCCTTAAGCGTCTATGCGAGTATGCAATTGCACAG GATATCTCTGTGGAAAATGTCTCTCTCATGTTTGAGTTGTCGGAGGCTTTTAATGCTTTGTCATTACGAAATGCTTGCATTCTATTCATTTTGGAGAAGTTCGACAAATTAAGCGTCATGCCATG GTATTCACATTTGATTCAACGTATATTACCTGAGACACGTACGTACTTTGTAAGGGCGCTGAACAGGCCAATTCAAGCTGACCTCTGA